A genomic stretch from Marinilabiliales bacterium includes:
- a CDS encoding UPF0104 family protein: protein MPQNSKENGEVITKKHVRKIIYPIIIGIGVVVFLLQREVDVDLFSIITFTWYSVFWIVVAFLMMIIRDLGYIIRLKILSEGDFSWRQCFNVIMLWEFSSAITPSAIGGTGVAVFFVHREGLSFGRSTAVVMATSFLDELYFILMFPILILLVTGSTLFAIGVEPGGEVVSFTNEFFYFATIGYAVKFIFVLVVAYGLFVNPRGLKWTLLWIFRLPLIRKWRYKMHETGTDLINTSRTFRRKSAGFWLRAFAATFFSWTARYWVVNFLLLAFFINVRVYGFMDHILIFARQLVMWIMMLVSPTPGGSGFAEFVFSRYLGDFIPVGFAVVMALIWRLVSYYPYLFIGAVMLPRWLAGNFSGRRKRS from the coding sequence TGGTGTTCCTGTTGCAGCGGGAAGTTGACGTTGACCTGTTCTCCATTATCACCTTCACCTGGTATTCTGTTTTCTGGATAGTCGTGGCCTTCCTGATGATGATAATAAGGGATTTAGGTTATATCATCAGGCTGAAGATCCTGAGCGAGGGCGATTTCTCATGGAGGCAGTGCTTCAATGTGATCATGCTCTGGGAGTTCTCTTCGGCAATAACCCCGAGCGCCATCGGCGGGACGGGTGTTGCGGTATTCTTTGTTCACCGGGAGGGACTGAGTTTCGGGCGCAGCACGGCCGTGGTAATGGCCACATCCTTCCTTGATGAGCTCTACTTTATACTGATGTTCCCCATACTGATCCTGCTCGTTACAGGCAGCACACTCTTTGCCATTGGTGTTGAGCCGGGGGGAGAGGTAGTATCATTTACAAACGAGTTTTTCTATTTCGCAACTATAGGCTATGCTGTTAAGTTTATTTTTGTGCTGGTTGTCGCTTACGGACTTTTTGTAAATCCGCGCGGCCTCAAATGGACGCTGCTGTGGATCTTCCGCCTGCCGTTGATCAGGAAGTGGCGCTACAAGATGCATGAAACCGGCACCGACCTGATCAATACCTCAAGAACCTTCAGGAGGAAATCCGCCGGTTTCTGGCTCAGGGCTTTTGCAGCAACCTTTTTCTCGTGGACGGCAAGGTACTGGGTGGTTAATTTCCTCCTCCTGGCCTTCTTTATCAATGTGAGAGTTTATGGCTTCATGGATCACATACTGATCTTCGCCCGCCAGCTCGTGATGTGGATCATGATGCTGGTGAGCCCCACACCCGGCGGAAGCGGATTTGCCGAGTTTGTCTTCTCGCGTTACCTGGGTGATTTTATCCCGGTAGGCTTCGCTGTGGTGATGGCGCTTATCTGGCGGCTTGTCAGCTATTATCCCTACCTCTTTATCGGTGCAGTAATGCTGCCGCGCTGGCTTGCCGGAAATTTTTCGGGCAGGAGAAAACGCTCCTGA